Within Phycisphaeraceae bacterium, the genomic segment GGGAGATCCGGCGCCGGCCTTTGCGCCTGAGGTGTGGGTGAAGGGCGAAGCCTTCGACTCCTTTGCCGAAGGGAAGGTCCATGTCGTTGAGTTCTGGGCGACCTGGTGCGGTCCGTGCATCGCCGCGATGCCGCACCTGACCGAGCTCCAGAAGAAGTACCCCGAGGTCGTCATCGTCGGCATTGCAGCGAGTGAGTCGAGGCCGAAGGAGGGCGCTCCCGATGAGCGTCTGCCATACCTTCGGGGTTTCGTGCGCGGCAAGGGCGATGTCATCGGCTATCGCGTCGCGTACGCATCCGATCGAACCCTGTGGAACGATTGGATGGCAGCCGCAGGGCGAACGGGAATTCCCTCGTCGTTCATCGTGGGGCGCGACGGGAACATCGAGTGGATGGGTCATCCGATGGCGATGGACAAGCCGCTCGAACAGGTCGTCTCCGGCTCATGGAATCGCGATGCCGAGGCAGCGAAGTCTCGCAAGGATGCGCTCATCCGCCGCAAGAACGCGGAGATCGCTCCGAAGGTGGCAGCCGCGATGGCGGCATCCAACTGGGACGAGGCTCTCTCGCTCTATGACCAGATGCTGGCCGAGGTGCCCGACCACGCGCCGACGATGGTCAATCGCTTCAAGCTGCTCGCCGGCAAGGCAGGCCGCTCGGCTGAAGCCTCGCAGTACGGTGCCACGCTCCTCGCCACGCTCGCCAACGACCCAATGTCGCTCAACGAGGTGGCGTGGTTCATTGTTGATGATGGATCAGTCGGCACACGCGATCTCGATCTCGCTCACCGGCTGGCTGAGCGCGGCAACGAGGTCAGCGAGGGGAAGAACCCCGCCATCCTCGACACGCTCGCGCGAATCTGGTGGGACAAGGGCGACAAGGCCAAGGCGGTCGAGATTCAGACGATGGCCGTCGGAGCGCTGAGCCCCTCTGACCAGACGATCATGGCAAGGGAGATCCGCGCCACGCTCAAGCGATATCAGGGGCAGTGATCGGCACGAAGTGAGCCGAGTGCTGTGACGGGTTCTTGAGCCGTGGGGCGTGTTCCGGCCGGCGAGGCGTGACTTCCGCCCCGCCGTGGTCGCCCTGCCGCGATCAAGAGTGACGGACCTCGACCTCCTGACCGGCTCGACTCGATCGCTCGATCGCGTCGAGAATCGCCTGCACGGCGCGACCTTGCCCGGCGGTGGCTGCCGGCGCGCTCTCCTCCTCGATCATGCGAGCGAATGATCGGATCTGCGCCTCGAAGGAGCGGTCGAGCGCGCGGGTGCCATCGACCTCAAGCGGGCGATCGACGAGTGTGCGCCCCGACTCACCCGCAAGGACCACCTTGTTGCCCAGCAGTGTGAAACAGCAGCCCGCCTTGTCACCGAAGAGCGCGACTCCCCCGGGAAGCTCGCCATCAGGAATGTTCGCAGCCCAGGTGACATTCACCTCGAGGGTCATGCCGCCTCGACAGCGCACGAGCGCCGTCGCATGGTCTTCGACATCGAAGACACCATCGAACTGAGGGGGCCCTGCCCACATCTCCTCATAGACATAGTCGCGCATGCGCGGGCCAAAGTTCGCATAGAGAACGCCGCTCGCCCGCTCCGCCACCGGGAAGCCGCAGAGCCAGAGGGCCTGGTCGATGACATGCACACCGAGATCGATCAACGGTCCGCCGCCCGAACGAGCGCGGGTGGTAAACCAGCCGCCAAGGCCTGGAATGCCGCGGCGCCGGTACATGCTCACCTTGGCGTGATAGATGCGTCCAAGTTCACCTGAGTCGATGGCTTCGCGGACCGCGCGCGGCGCCGGAGCAAATCGATAGACGAACCCCATCTGAAGCTTGACCTTCGACTTCTCAAGCGCCGCAACGATCTGATCGCACTCCGAGAGAGTGGTCGCCATGGGCTTCTCAAGCAGCACATGACGCCCTGCCTCGATGGCACGGATCGCGATCTCGCAGTGTGAGTCATTCGGCGTCGCGATGACCACGCCATGAATGCGATCATCTTGAAGAAGGTCGTCGAGGCCCTTCGTGGCCCGGGCGCCCGGGACCTGCCCGGCCAGCCGC encodes:
- a CDS encoding redoxin family protein, with translation MNQALLSVAALTSLAVLSTAVAQAPAERPAPPPVTLSVGDPAPAFAPEVWVKGEAFDSFAEGKVHVVEFWATWCGPCIAAMPHLTELQKKYPEVVIVGIAASESRPKEGAPDERLPYLRGFVRGKGDVIGYRVAYASDRTLWNDWMAAAGRTGIPSSFIVGRDGNIEWMGHPMAMDKPLEQVVSGSWNRDAEAAKSRKDALIRRKNAEIAPKVAAAMAASNWDEALSLYDQMLAEVPDHAPTMVNRFKLLAGKAGRSAEASQYGATLLATLANDPMSLNEVAWFIVDDGSVGTRDLDLAHRLAERGNEVSEGKNPAILDTLARIWWDKGDKAKAVEIQTMAVGALSPSDQTIMAREIRATLKRYQGQ
- a CDS encoding Gfo/Idh/MocA family oxidoreductase, which produces MAISLGIVGAGSIGTVHALAAKRAGVSVGGVWDLQLDRAKRLAGQVPGARATKGLDDLLQDDRIHGVVIATPNDSHCEIAIRAIEAGRHVLLEKPMATTLSECDQIVAALEKSKVKLQMGFVYRFAPAPRAVREAIDSGELGRIYHAKVSMYRRRGIPGLGGWFTTRARSGGGPLIDLGVHVIDQALWLCGFPVAERASGVLYANFGPRMRDYVYEEMWAGPPQFDGVFDVEDHATALVRCRGGMTLEVNVTWAANIPDGELPGGVALFGDKAGCCFTLLGNKVVLAGESGRTLVDRPLEVDGTRALDRSFEAQIRSFARMIEEESAPAATAGQGRAVQAILDAIERSSRAGQEVEVRHS